From Nicotiana tabacum cultivar K326 chromosome 20, ASM71507v2, whole genome shotgun sequence, one genomic window encodes:
- the LOC142174336 gene encoding uncharacterized protein LOC142174336, translating into MNEVYSFCAIDLQLHELNSHFDVVTSDLLLGMACLNPIDLFANYDKDRIMKLAEYYPNEFDDNKLRDLSFQLDSFIVYARMPLSKFINLKGMKDLAIVMAETKLDQTWCHIYLLVKLTLILLVATASVERAFSSMKLIKSDLRNSISEEFLNGCLVCNIKHKVFATVSNNAIIDHFQSMKTRRVQLQIDNICFCDNVTNYFFAR; encoded by the exons ATGAATGAAGTTTACTCGTTCTGTG CTATTGATTTGCAGCTTCATGAGTTAAATAGTCATTTTGATGTAGTGACTAGTGACTTACTCCTTGGTATGGCTTGTTTGAATCCGATTGATTTATTTGCTAATTATGACAAAGACAGAATAATGAAGTTGGCCGAGTATTATCCAAATGAGTTTGATGACAACAAGCTTCGAGATCTCAGCTTTCAACTTGATAGTTTCATTGTCTATGCTCGAATGCCTCTTAGCAAATTTATCAACTTGAAGGGAATGAAGGATCTTGCTATAGTGATGGCAGAGACGAAATTGGATCAAACTTGGTGTCATATTTATTTACTTGTGAAGTTGACTTTGATTCTACTTGTTGCTACTGCAAGCGTGGAAAGGGCATTCTCCTCAATGAAGCTCATAAAAAGTGATCTACGTAATAGCATTAGTGAAGAGTTTTTGAATGGTTGTTTAGTTTGCAATATAAAGCATAAGGTATTTGCAACTGTAAGTAATAATGCTATTATTGATCATTTTCAAAGTATGAAAACTCGTCGCGTACAATTGCAAATTGATAATATTTGTTTTTGTGATAATGTAACTAATTATTTTTTTGCTCGGTAA
- the LOC107798805 gene encoding uncharacterized protein LOC107798805, whose product MDKFVIRSNIGQSSSNSSSRPSISSNIAPEIQRGTILSPPSNVVSVLELGSPNPNPKERMAILQYAPNIRDEVRRHYIQKGVCQPSGHAFPKTKFGNKMRQFNPDWFKDPYSQWLEYSIKSDAAFCLCCYLFKNELESRGNAGDAFTKDSFKGWNKGTERLRTHVGEVSSIHHKCFNRMQDLINQEQSIQSSFHKQSEKVKSDHRIRLNASVDVVRFLLRNGLSFRGHNESEDSEYKGLFLELLEFHGDKHLDVGNVILHKAPKNDMMICSAIQKDIVDACAKETIKTIIQDLDDDFFGILVDESKDISHKEQMSLVKRYVNKREEVIERFLGIVHVNDTSALLLRKTIYDLLLDHSLSSSKLRGQGYDGASNMQGRINGLKSLILQDVPSAYCVHCFAPQLQLTLAALSKKHPDVTNFFDVVTNTLNTIGASFKRREILRQHQVEKLEELLKSGEILTGQGLNQERGLQRPGDTRWGSHFKTLENFLIIFSSIVNMLNDMQQDSLLSLDRFAAKNLLGNIQEFEFVFLLHLMFKMLLFTNELNKALQKKDQDIVNVMRLLDLAKIRLQTMEKVNSSS is encoded by the coding sequence ATGGATAAATTTGTGATCAGGTCAAACATTGGCCAATCAAGTTCCAATAGTAGTAGTCGGCCTTCTATTAGTTCGAATATAGCTCCTGAAATCCAAAGAGGGACAATCTTATCCCCTCCTTCAAATGTTGTTAGTGTTCTTGAGCTAGGATCTCCCAATCCTAATCCCAAAGAAAGAATGGCGATTCTTCAGTATGCCCCTAATATCCGAGATGAAGTGAGGAGACATTATATTCAAAAAGGGGTTTGTCAACCGAGTGGCCATGCTTTCCCTAAAACTAAATTTGGGAACAAAATGCGTCAATTTAATCCTGATTGGTTTAAGGATCCATATTCTCAATGGTTGGAATATAGCATAAAAAGTGATGCTGCATTTTGTTTGTGTTGTTATTTATTTAAGAATGAACTTGAAAGTCGCGGTAATGCGGGAGATGCATTTACAAAAGATAGTTTTAAGGGTTGGAACAAGGGTACGGAAAGACTTAGAACGCATGTCGGGGAAGTAAGTAGTATCCATCACAAATGTTTTAATAGGATGCAAGATTTGATAAATCAAGAACAATcgattcaatcttcttttcacaAGCAAAGTGAGAAAGTAAAAAGTGATCATCGGATACGTTTAAATGCCTCGGTTGATGTGGTAAGATTTCTCTTGAGAAATGGATTGTCATTTCGTGGTCATAATGAAAGTGAAGATTCCGAATACAAAGGTCTTTTTCTTGAACTTTTGGAATTTCATGGGGATAAGCATTTAGATGTGGGAAATGTAATATTACATAAAGCTCCAAAAAATGATATGATGATTTGTTCAGCAATTCAAAAGGATATTGTGGATGCTTGTGCTAAAGAAACAATTAAAACTATTATCCAAGATTTGGATGATGACTTTTTTGGGATATTGGTTGATGAATCAAAGGACATCTCACATAAAGAGCAAATGTCCCTTGTTAAACGATATGTTAACAAAAGAGAGGAGGTGATTGAGCGCTTTTTGGGTATTGTCCATGTGAATGATACATCTGCACTATTATTACggaaaacaatttatgatttgcTTTTGGATCACTCCTTAAGCTCATCCAAGCTACGTGGACAAGGTTACGATGGAGCTAGTAATATGCAAGGAAGAATAAATGGTCTAAAGTCTTTGATTTTACAAGATGTTCCATCTGCCTATTGTGTTCATTGTTTTGCCCCTCAGTTGCAATTAACACTTGCAGCTCTTTCTAAAAAGCATCCGGATGTGACTAATTTTTTTGATGTTGTCACTAACACATTGAATACTATTGGAGCATCTTTTAAACGCAGGGAAATACTTCGACAACACCAAGTAGAGAAGTTGGAAGAATTACTTAAGTCTGGAGAAATACTTACCGGCCAAGGATTGAATCAAGAACGTGGGCTCCAACGACCGGGTGATACCCGTTGGGGTTCGCATTTTAAGACCTTGGAAAATTTCTTGATTATATTTTCTTCGATTGTTAACATGCTTAATGATATGCAACAAGATAGTCTTCTTTCTCTTGATAGATTTGCAGCAAAAAATCTTTTGGGTAATATTCAAGAATTTGAGTTTGTGTTTTTATTGCACTTGATGTTCAAGATGTTGCTTTTTACAAATGAATTGAACAAAGCTTTACAAAAGAAAGATCAAGACATAGTCAATGTTATGAGGTTGCTTGACCTTGCAAAGATAAGATTGCAGACTATGGAGAAAGTGAATTCGAGTTCTTAA